From one bacterium genomic stretch:
- the ruvA gene encoding Holliday junction branch migration protein RuvA, whose translation MIDYVRGRLVGKSPSEAVVEVNGVAFAARISLSAYDKLPSLGTDTQIWVKLFIRDENPELYGFASRDERWVFEELISISGVGPKLALTLLSGMQSTEVRTAIATGDAARLKAVKGIGAKIADRIVLELGKKFAGGPIDWTGGTQPSGSDAILQARQALQSLGLSPAEIEKSLDAARTQDIEIVEDIIKFALRKS comes from the coding sequence ATGATAGACTATGTCCGCGGCCGGCTTGTCGGAAAGTCACCGTCTGAAGCTGTTGTCGAAGTGAACGGTGTGGCGTTCGCAGCGAGAATCTCACTTTCAGCGTACGATAAGTTACCTTCGCTCGGCACTGATACTCAGATATGGGTGAAGCTCTTCATTCGGGATGAGAATCCTGAGTTGTACGGTTTTGCATCTCGCGATGAACGCTGGGTTTTTGAGGAACTGATCTCGATCAGCGGCGTGGGGCCAAAGCTCGCGCTAACATTGCTCTCCGGCATGCAATCCACAGAAGTCCGGACTGCCATTGCAACGGGGGATGCCGCCCGTCTAAAGGCGGTAAAGGGTATTGGTGCTAAGATAGCAGATCGCATCGTTCTTGAACTTGGGAAGAAGTTTGCGGGAGGTCCGATTGATTGGACGGGGGGGACTCAGCCTTCCGGATCGGATGCGATTCTGCAGGCGCGCCAAGCTCTGCAATCACTGGGTTTGTCACCTGCAGAGATTGAGAAGAGTCTTGACGCGGCGCGGACACAAGATATTGAAATTGTAGAGGATATCATTAAATTCGCGTTGCGTAAGAGCTAA
- the ruvC gene encoding crossover junction endodeoxyribonuclease RuvC: MHVNRADEVILGIDPGLTCTGWGVVRKSGSRLIYVDSGKLRTRSAEPMAARLSYLFSEISQICRAHQVTRGAVEAGYVGTGAMSALKLGQARACAVLAIHEQAGVVTDIPPREVKMAVTGSGASSKHQVSYMVGKMLGIEFDDGEEDVSDALAVAIAACSLRSPKQLSATA; this comes from the coding sequence ATGCATGTGAATCGCGCGGATGAAGTCATTCTGGGCATTGACCCGGGTTTGACCTGCACCGGATGGGGAGTCGTCAGGAAAAGCGGTTCCAGATTGATATACGTTGACAGCGGCAAACTCAGGACCAGATCCGCTGAGCCCATGGCCGCGAGGCTGAGCTACTTGTTCAGTGAGATTTCACAGATTTGCCGAGCCCATCAAGTGACGCGCGGTGCTGTAGAGGCGGGGTATGTGGGCACAGGCGCAATGTCTGCGTTAAAACTTGGGCAGGCCCGCGCATGTGCTGTTCTCGCGATTCACGAACAGGCGGGAGTCGTGACGGACATTCCTCCTCGTGAGGTCAAGATGGCGGTGACCGGCAGCGGAGCAAGTTCCAAGCATCAGGTGAGCTACATGGTTGGCAAGATGCTTGGAATTGAGTTTGACGATGGAGAAGAGGATGTTTCCGATGCTCTGGCCGTTGCGATTGCTGCCTGCTCTCTTCGCAGCCCAAAACAGCTTTCTGCTACAGCATGA
- a CDS encoding YebC/PmpR family DNA-binding transcriptional regulator yields the protein MSGHSKWATIRRKKEKIDAARGKVFTKLIREIQISSRMGGSDPNSNPRLRTAIDAAKAANMPAANLERAIKKGAGELDGQVLEEVVYEGYGPAGVAILIECATDNRNRTVGEIRAIFNKRGGSMAEAGAVSWMFDRLGYLTLDVNQGSEDEMMEIALEAGASDVKSDGDVWEVFCSTSDLYAVKAALEAKGKKVESAELSFIPKNTVKIEDAGAAKTVLTLIELLEEIDDAQNVYSNYEMDDELIESLA from the coding sequence ATGTCCGGTCACAGTAAATGGGCGACAATCCGTCGCAAGAAAGAGAAGATTGACGCCGCGCGCGGCAAGGTATTCACCAAACTGATTCGAGAAATCCAGATCTCCTCGCGTATGGGAGGATCAGATCCGAATTCGAATCCTCGTCTTCGCACAGCGATTGACGCCGCCAAGGCTGCCAACATGCCTGCGGCAAACCTCGAACGAGCGATTAAGAAAGGTGCCGGAGAACTGGACGGACAAGTTCTGGAAGAAGTTGTCTACGAAGGTTATGGCCCGGCCGGTGTCGCGATCTTGATTGAATGTGCGACGGACAACCGAAACCGGACTGTCGGAGAAATTCGCGCGATCTTCAATAAGCGCGGCGGTTCAATGGCGGAAGCAGGTGCTGTGTCTTGGATGTTTGACCGGCTTGGGTATTTGACTCTCGATGTCAACCAGGGGTCTGAAGATGAGATGATGGAGATTGCTCTCGAAGCCGGCGCGTCGGATGTGAAGTCCGATGGCGATGTCTGGGAGGTATTCTGCAGTACTAGCGATCTCTATGCGGTCAAAGCTGCGTTGGAAGCTAAGGGCAAGAAGGTAGAGTCCGCTGAATTGAGTTTCATTCCAAAGAATACGGTGAAAATTGAGGACGCCGGAGCTGCAAAAACTGTTCTGACATTGATCGAGTTACTGGAAGAGATTGATGACGCTCAGAATGTCTACTCGAACTATGAGATGGACGACGAGTTGATAGAAAGTCTCGCATAA
- a CDS encoding cobalamin B12-binding domain-containing protein, which translates to MDRKIRVLVAKPGLDGHDRGAKVMAAALRDAGMEVIYTGLRQTPEMIVNAAVQEDVDVVALSILSGAHMTFFPAVLELMKKQGIGDVLLTGGGIIPKSDMEVLEKQGVGKLFGPGTPTTEPIEYIRQWVSQHRAA; encoded by the coding sequence ATGGATAGAAAAATCAGAGTATTAGTCGCGAAGCCAGGGCTGGATGGGCACGACCGCGGAGCCAAGGTCATGGCCGCCGCACTCCGTGATGCCGGCATGGAAGTCATTTACACAGGCCTCCGTCAAACCCCGGAGATGATCGTGAACGCCGCTGTTCAGGAGGACGTGGATGTGGTTGCCTTGTCTATTCTCTCAGGCGCACATATGACCTTTTTTCCTGCGGTTTTGGAACTAATGAAAAAACAAGGTATTGGCGATGTTTTGCTGACCGGTGGTGGAATTATTCCGAAGTCCGACATGGAAGTTCTTGAAAAACAAGGTGTCGGAAAGCTGTTTGGCCCTGGTACGCCAACAACGGAGCCAATCGAGTACATACGCCAATGGGTTAGCCAGCATCGGGCCGCATAA